A genome region from Salvia splendens isolate huo1 chromosome 19, SspV2, whole genome shotgun sequence includes the following:
- the LOC121779604 gene encoding protein SENSITIVE TO PROTON RHIZOTOXICITY 1-like isoform X1, which translates to MIAVLVSDIANSKLNMDPDERLCAETWAKSSSGHESLNTDSNNRPFTDFNRHHPKWEESSFNGCVVRTSDQQFSGFEGSFASDVDSQRQKKDLHGKQIPEAHESGNMQSWDPSAMLNNLSFLEKKIHQLQDLVQLVVGRRGQAMNQADEILVQQQQLITADLTSIIVQLISTAGSLLPSLKNSESLASQLGQFGGIATQLAGVTDNIVHNKIEDRHDPTGVSEDHDMKSDDDAEEGENLPPGSYEILQLEKEEILAPHTHFCTICGKGFKRDANLRMHMRGHGDEYKTPAALAKPHKESSSDPIFIKRYSCPCVGCKRNKDHKKFLPLKTILCVKNHYKRTHCDKNYTCSRCHTKKFSVIADLKTHEKHCGRDKWLCSCGTTFSRKDKLFGHIALFQGHTPAIPHEGARPSDQGQSKSEATNKVEQLDFNSCQGLMEVERSSDDPSNYFSPLGFDTSSMAGFQEFPRPLFEDAESSFSFFLSGSGDYSPKNGRYAAPNDRE; encoded by the coding sequence ATGATTGCAGTTTTAGTATCTGACATTGCGAATTCTAAGCTTAATATGGACCCGGACGAGAGGCTATGTGCAGAAACGTGGGCAAAGTCTTCATCGGGTCATGAATCACTCAACACGGATTCAAATAACCGACCTTTCACAGATTTTAATAGACATCACCCGAAGTGGGAAGAATCCTCATTCAATGGCTGTGTTGTAAGGACCTCCGACCAACAATTTTCTGGTTTCGAAGGGTCATTTGCGTCTGACGTTGATAGCCAGAGGCAAAAGAAGGATCTTCATGGTAAGCAGATACCCGAGGCTCATGAGTCGGGTAATATGCAGAGTTGGGATCCGAGCGCCATGCTGAACAATCTCTCTTTTTTGGAGAAGAAGATTCATCAGCTTCAGGATTTGGTCCAGTTAGTTGTCGGGCGCAGAGGCCAAGCTATGAACCAAGCAGACGAGATCTTGGTTCAGCAACAGCAGCTTATCACGGCTGATCTCACCTCGATTATAGTTCAGCTGATATCCACTGCAGGGAGTCTTCTCCCGTCTTTGAAGAACTCCGAGAGTTTGGCTAGCCAGCTCGGGCAATTTGGTGGTATCGCGACTCAATTAGCCGGAGTTACTGATAATATTGTCCATAACAAGATTGAGGATCGCCATGATCCAACGGGCGTTTCTGAGGATCATGATATGAAGAGCGATGACGATGCTGAAGAAGGAGAGAATCTCCCTCCCGGCTCGTATGAAATCCTGCAGCTCGAGAAGGAGGAGATTCTCGCGCCTCACACCCATTTCTGCACAATCTGCGGGAAGGGGTTCAAGAGAGACGCCAATCTGCGGATGCACATGAGAGGCCATGGCGACGAGTACAAGACTCCGGCAGCTCTAGCCAAGCCCCATAAGGAATCGAGCTCGGATCCAATCTTCATCAAGAGGTACTCCTGCCCTTGCGTCGGCTGCAAGCGCAACAAGGATCACAAGAAGTTTTTGCCTCTTAAGACGATCTTGTGCGTGAAGAACCACTACAAGAGAACCCACTGCGACAAGAACTACACCTGCAGCCGCTGCCACACGAAGAAATTCTCAGTCATTGCAGATCTGAAAACGCACGAGAAGCATTGTGGGAGAGACAAGTGGCTTTGCTCGTGTGGTACGACCTTCTCTAGGAAGGATAAGCTCTTCGGCCACATTGCCCTCTTTCAAGGCCACACCCCGGCCATCCCTCACGAAGGGGCCAGGCCGTCCGATCAAGGGCAAAGCAAGAGTGAAGCAACAAACAAAGTCGAACAACTGGACTTCAACTCGTGTCAAGGTTTAATGGAGGTAGAAAGGTCCAGTGACGACCCATCAAACTATTTCTCGCCGTTGGGTTTTGACACGAGTAGCATGGCCGGATTTCAAGAATTCCCCCGACCTCTATTTGAGGACGCAGAGAGCTCCTTCTCGTTCTTTCTCTCTGGTTCTGGCGACTACTCTCCGAAGAATGGAAGGTACGCCGCTCCAAACGATCGTGAATGA
- the LOC121779604 gene encoding protein SENSITIVE TO PROTON RHIZOTOXICITY 1-like isoform X2, with amino-acid sequence MDPDERLCAETWAKSSSGHESLNTDSNNRPFTDFNRHHPKWEESSFNGCVVRTSDQQFSGFEGSFASDVDSQRQKKDLHGKQIPEAHESGNMQSWDPSAMLNNLSFLEKKIHQLQDLVQLVVGRRGQAMNQADEILVQQQQLITADLTSIIVQLISTAGSLLPSLKNSESLASQLGQFGGIATQLAGVTDNIVHNKIEDRHDPTGVSEDHDMKSDDDAEEGENLPPGSYEILQLEKEEILAPHTHFCTICGKGFKRDANLRMHMRGHGDEYKTPAALAKPHKESSSDPIFIKRYSCPCVGCKRNKDHKKFLPLKTILCVKNHYKRTHCDKNYTCSRCHTKKFSVIADLKTHEKHCGRDKWLCSCGTTFSRKDKLFGHIALFQGHTPAIPHEGARPSDQGQSKSEATNKVEQLDFNSCQGLMEVERSSDDPSNYFSPLGFDTSSMAGFQEFPRPLFEDAESSFSFFLSGSGDYSPKNGRYAAPNDRE; translated from the coding sequence ATGGACCCGGACGAGAGGCTATGTGCAGAAACGTGGGCAAAGTCTTCATCGGGTCATGAATCACTCAACACGGATTCAAATAACCGACCTTTCACAGATTTTAATAGACATCACCCGAAGTGGGAAGAATCCTCATTCAATGGCTGTGTTGTAAGGACCTCCGACCAACAATTTTCTGGTTTCGAAGGGTCATTTGCGTCTGACGTTGATAGCCAGAGGCAAAAGAAGGATCTTCATGGTAAGCAGATACCCGAGGCTCATGAGTCGGGTAATATGCAGAGTTGGGATCCGAGCGCCATGCTGAACAATCTCTCTTTTTTGGAGAAGAAGATTCATCAGCTTCAGGATTTGGTCCAGTTAGTTGTCGGGCGCAGAGGCCAAGCTATGAACCAAGCAGACGAGATCTTGGTTCAGCAACAGCAGCTTATCACGGCTGATCTCACCTCGATTATAGTTCAGCTGATATCCACTGCAGGGAGTCTTCTCCCGTCTTTGAAGAACTCCGAGAGTTTGGCTAGCCAGCTCGGGCAATTTGGTGGTATCGCGACTCAATTAGCCGGAGTTACTGATAATATTGTCCATAACAAGATTGAGGATCGCCATGATCCAACGGGCGTTTCTGAGGATCATGATATGAAGAGCGATGACGATGCTGAAGAAGGAGAGAATCTCCCTCCCGGCTCGTATGAAATCCTGCAGCTCGAGAAGGAGGAGATTCTCGCGCCTCACACCCATTTCTGCACAATCTGCGGGAAGGGGTTCAAGAGAGACGCCAATCTGCGGATGCACATGAGAGGCCATGGCGACGAGTACAAGACTCCGGCAGCTCTAGCCAAGCCCCATAAGGAATCGAGCTCGGATCCAATCTTCATCAAGAGGTACTCCTGCCCTTGCGTCGGCTGCAAGCGCAACAAGGATCACAAGAAGTTTTTGCCTCTTAAGACGATCTTGTGCGTGAAGAACCACTACAAGAGAACCCACTGCGACAAGAACTACACCTGCAGCCGCTGCCACACGAAGAAATTCTCAGTCATTGCAGATCTGAAAACGCACGAGAAGCATTGTGGGAGAGACAAGTGGCTTTGCTCGTGTGGTACGACCTTCTCTAGGAAGGATAAGCTCTTCGGCCACATTGCCCTCTTTCAAGGCCACACCCCGGCCATCCCTCACGAAGGGGCCAGGCCGTCCGATCAAGGGCAAAGCAAGAGTGAAGCAACAAACAAAGTCGAACAACTGGACTTCAACTCGTGTCAAGGTTTAATGGAGGTAGAAAGGTCCAGTGACGACCCATCAAACTATTTCTCGCCGTTGGGTTTTGACACGAGTAGCATGGCCGGATTTCAAGAATTCCCCCGACCTCTATTTGAGGACGCAGAGAGCTCCTTCTCGTTCTTTCTCTCTGGTTCTGGCGACTACTCTCCGAAGAATGGAAGGTACGCCGCTCCAAACGATCGTGAATGA